A window of the Miscanthus floridulus cultivar M001 chromosome 14, ASM1932011v1, whole genome shotgun sequence genome harbors these coding sequences:
- the LOC136502631 gene encoding protein ENHANCED DOWNY MILDEW 2-like isoform X1: protein MARKKATVEELRRLNKAREFKRKRNMLKAAGLGTDKVTRGEDVCAICDDGGNLTCCEGCCQRSFHLDNKHNCIKTLGLTIEEAKVCPVFELPRSLSLLFTFVYISNKINRVAPCFSLIIQNIIEKEDFICKNCQYKQHQCFVCGSLGSSDATSSQLEVFQCEHDDCARFYHPKCVAQMLYPDSHHRQELFELHVAAGEGFSCPMHECIVCKEVENKTDKSMQFAVCRRCPTVYHRKCLPSDILFKPKKGPKGAMRRAWKNMLPHRILIFCMKHEIVRKLQTPARNHIIFPEANVLKTFQAAPMEQDMPDQKEAPDHSSPEQIHSSPPPAASDQNQCCCSGPFDSFAPSSLFMHPHPGSCGWLDD, encoded by the exons ATGGCTCGCAAAAAGGCAACCGTGGAGGAGCTCCGGAGGCTGAACAAGGCTCGTGAGTTCAAGCGAAAGAGAAACATGCTCAAGGCTGCAGGATTAGGAACGGACAAGGTTACTAGG GGAGAGGATGTTTGTGCAATTTGTGACGATGGTGGTAATCTAACTTG CTGCGAAGGTTGTTGTCAGAGGTCTTTCCACCTTGATAACAAACATAATTGCATCAAAACACTTGGGCTAACTATAGAAGAGGCAAAGGTATGTCCTGTGTTTGAGTTGCCACGTTCTTTAAGTTTACTCTTTACTTTTGTATATATCTCTAATAAAATTAACAGAGTTGCTCCATGTTTCTCATTGATAATTCAGAACATAATCGAGAAGGAAGATTTTATATGCAAGAACTGCCAGTACAAGCAGCATCAGTGTTTCGTTTGTGGATCGTTGGGGTCTTCAGATGCCACATCATCACAACTTGAG GTATTCCAATGTGAGCATGACGATTGTGCACGCTTTTACCACCCAAAATGTGTTGCTCAAATGCTATACCCAGATAGCCACCACAGGCAAGAGCTTTTTGAGCTCCACGTCGCTGCCGGAGAGGGATTCTCTTGTCCTATGCATGAATGTATTGTGTGCAAGGAAGTAGAGAATAAGACTGATAAGAGTATGCAGTTTGCTGTCTGCAGACGCTGCCCAACTGTTTACCACCGGAAGTGCTTGCCAAG TGATATCCTTTTCAAACCGAAGAAGGGTCCCAAGGGTGCCATGCGAAGGGCGTGGAAGAACATGCTTCCGCATCGAATTTTGATATTCTGCAT GAAACATGAGATCGTAAGGAAACTACAAACTCCTGCAAGGAATCATATCATCTTTCCTGAAGCCAATGTGCTGAAAACGTTTCAAGCTGCACCCATGGAACAAGATATGCCTGACCAAAAAGAGGCACCTGACCACTCGTCGCCGGAGCAAATCCACTCGTCGCCTCCACCGGCTGCAAGCGACCAGAATCAGTGCTGCTGTTCTGGCCCTTTCGACTCATTTGCTCCAAGTTCCTTGTTCATGCATCCGCATCCAGGCTCCTGTGGTTGGCTCGATGACTGA
- the LOC136502631 gene encoding protein ENHANCED DOWNY MILDEW 2-like isoform X2, protein MARKKATVEELRRLNKAREFKRKRNMLKAAGLGTDKGEDVCAICDDGGNLTCCEGCCQRSFHLDNKHNCIKTLGLTIEEAKVCPVFELPRSLSLLFTFVYISNKINRVAPCFSLIIQNIIEKEDFICKNCQYKQHQCFVCGSLGSSDATSSQLEVFQCEHDDCARFYHPKCVAQMLYPDSHHRQELFELHVAAGEGFSCPMHECIVCKEVENKTDKSMQFAVCRRCPTVYHRKCLPSDILFKPKKGPKGAMRRAWKNMLPHRILIFCMKHEIVRKLQTPARNHIIFPEANVLKTFQAAPMEQDMPDQKEAPDHSSPEQIHSSPPPAASDQNQCCCSGPFDSFAPSSLFMHPHPGSCGWLDD, encoded by the exons ATGGCTCGCAAAAAGGCAACCGTGGAGGAGCTCCGGAGGCTGAACAAGGCTCGTGAGTTCAAGCGAAAGAGAAACATGCTCAAGGCTGCAGGATTAGGAACGGACAAG GGAGAGGATGTTTGTGCAATTTGTGACGATGGTGGTAATCTAACTTG CTGCGAAGGTTGTTGTCAGAGGTCTTTCCACCTTGATAACAAACATAATTGCATCAAAACACTTGGGCTAACTATAGAAGAGGCAAAGGTATGTCCTGTGTTTGAGTTGCCACGTTCTTTAAGTTTACTCTTTACTTTTGTATATATCTCTAATAAAATTAACAGAGTTGCTCCATGTTTCTCATTGATAATTCAGAACATAATCGAGAAGGAAGATTTTATATGCAAGAACTGCCAGTACAAGCAGCATCAGTGTTTCGTTTGTGGATCGTTGGGGTCTTCAGATGCCACATCATCACAACTTGAG GTATTCCAATGTGAGCATGACGATTGTGCACGCTTTTACCACCCAAAATGTGTTGCTCAAATGCTATACCCAGATAGCCACCACAGGCAAGAGCTTTTTGAGCTCCACGTCGCTGCCGGAGAGGGATTCTCTTGTCCTATGCATGAATGTATTGTGTGCAAGGAAGTAGAGAATAAGACTGATAAGAGTATGCAGTTTGCTGTCTGCAGACGCTGCCCAACTGTTTACCACCGGAAGTGCTTGCCAAG TGATATCCTTTTCAAACCGAAGAAGGGTCCCAAGGGTGCCATGCGAAGGGCGTGGAAGAACATGCTTCCGCATCGAATTTTGATATTCTGCAT GAAACATGAGATCGTAAGGAAACTACAAACTCCTGCAAGGAATCATATCATCTTTCCTGAAGCCAATGTGCTGAAAACGTTTCAAGCTGCACCCATGGAACAAGATATGCCTGACCAAAAAGAGGCACCTGACCACTCGTCGCCGGAGCAAATCCACTCGTCGCCTCCACCGGCTGCAAGCGACCAGAATCAGTGCTGCTGTTCTGGCCCTTTCGACTCATTTGCTCCAAGTTCCTTGTTCATGCATCCGCATCCAGGCTCCTGTGGTTGGCTCGATGACTGA